The Deltaproteobacteria bacterium DNA segment AGCTCCACGTCCGTGCCGTGCCCGATCGCGAGGTGCGGCAGCCCGCGGGCGGCGAGCGCTCCGACGAGGCCAGGCGGCACGAGCCAGTGCGAGAGGAGCGCGTCCCACCGCGCGCTCCGTCGGTGCGTCTCGGCGGCGAGCGCGGCCACGAAGCCCGGGACCTGGGCGAATCGACGCAGGCGATCGAGCGAGGTCAGCCCGCCCGCGAGGAGATTGTCGGGCGCCCCCGCCCCATAGAAGAGAAGCGGCCGTCGCGCGTAGTGGAGCGCATGGACCTGCACGCGCGGGTGATCGCTCCGCGCGGGCTCGGGGGCCAGGACCTCCAGCGCATCGCCGCGCTCCGCGAACCAGCCGGCCAGCTCGGCGACGAACCGGCCGGCCAGGTCATGGGGGTGGCGCGGGTAGGAGGTGGTCAGCAGTCCGATCCGCATCCGGCACGAGCGGTGGCGCGGCGCGCAGGCGGACCCGCGGCATCCCGAAGAGCGGCCGGAGCCGCTGACGCCAGAGGCGTCGCAGCATCGAGCCGAGGAGCACGAACAAGATCGGATAGAGCACGGTCCAAAGGCGAATCCCCGAGGGCTGCCCCTCGTAGACCGGCCGCACCGGCACGTCCACCACGCGCGCGTCGACGGCCCGCAAGCGCGCGAGCAGGTCGTTCGGGTAGCCGTAGCGCGAGAAGAGACGCCCCTCGATGGCGAGGAGCGCCGCCCGCGAGATGGCCGTGTAGCCGCACTGCGAGTCGAAGAGACGGTGGTAGCCCGAGGTCACCTTGGTGAGGAGGCTGAGCGCCACGTTGCCGACGAGGCGCGCCCGCGGCATGGCCCGGCGCACGGCGGGGTGGCGAAAGCGGTTCCCCTTGGCGTAGTCAGCCTCGCCCGAGACGACGGGGTCGAGCAGCGTTGGGAGATCGGCGGGATCCATCTGGCCGTCGCCGGCCATCACCGCCACCACGCGCGCCCCGAGCTCGAGCGCGCGGCGGTACCCGGTGGCGATCGCCGCGCCCACCCCGCGGTTCGTCTCGTGCCGCACTCCCACG contains these protein-coding regions:
- a CDS encoding glycosyltransferase family 2 protein — its product is MYRGCPIAVVMPAYNAAPFLPAAIAAVPDYVDHLVVVDDGSVDETPGLLARSERPGLVGVRHETNRGVGAAIATGYRRALELGARVVAVMAGDGQMDPADLPTLLDPVVSGEADYAKGNRFRHPAVRRAMPRARLVGNVALSLLTKVTSGYHRLFDSQCGYTAISRAALLAIEGRLFSRYGYPNDLLARLRAVDARVVDVPVRPVYEGQPSGIRLWTVLYPILFVLLGSMLRRLWRQRLRPLFGMPRVRLRAAPPLVPDADRTADHLLPAPPP